A region of Pongo pygmaeus isolate AG05252 chromosome 15, NHGRI_mPonPyg2-v2.0_pri, whole genome shotgun sequence DNA encodes the following proteins:
- the FRMD6 gene encoding FERM domain-containing protein 6 isoform X1 — translation MNKLNFHNNRVMQDRRSVCIFLPNDESLNIIINVKILCHQLLVQVCDLLRLKDCHLFGLSVIQNNEHVYMELSQKLYKYCPKEWKKEASKVRQYEVTWGIDQFGPPMIIHFRVQYYVENGRLISDRAARYYYYWHLRKQVLHSQCVLREEAYFLLAAFALQADLGNFKRNKHYGKYFEPEAYFPSWVVSKRGKDYILKHIPNMHKDQFALTASEAHLKYIKEAVRLDDVAVHYYRLYKDKREIEASLTLGLTMRGIQIFQNLDEEKQLLYDFPWTNVGKLVFVGKKFEILPDGLPSARKLIYYTGCPMRSRHLLQLLSNSHRLYMNLQPVLRHIRKLEENEEKKQYRESYISDNLDLDMDQLEKRSRASGSSAGSMKHKRLSRHSTTSHSSSHTSGIEADTKPRDTGPEDSYSSSAIHRKLKTCSSMTSHGSSHTSGVESGGKDRLEEDLQDDEIEMLVDDPRDLEQMNEECLEVSPDMCIYITEDMLMSRKLNGHSGLIVKEIGSSTSSSSETVVKLRGQSTDSLPQTICRKPKTSTDRHSLSLDDIRLYQKDFLRIAGLCQDTAQSYTFGCGHELDEEGLYCNSCLAQQCINIQDAFPVKRTSKYFSLDLTHDEVPEFVV, via the exons GTTAAGATTCTGTGTCACCAGTTGCTGGTCCAGGTTTGTGACCTGCTCCGGCTAAAGGACTGCCACCTCTTTGGACTCAGTGTTATACAAA atAATGAACATGTGTATATGGAGTTGTCACAAAAGCTTTACAAATATTGtccaaaagaatggaagaaagaggCCAGCAAGGTACGACAATACGAAGTCACTTGG GGTATCGACCAATTTGGACCTCCTATGATCATCCACTTCCGTGTGCAGTACTATGTGGAAAATGGCAGATTGATCAG tgaCAGAGCAGCAAGATACTATTATTACTGGCACCTGAGAAAACAAGTTCTTCATTCTCAGTGTGTGCTCCGAGAGGAGGCCTACTTCCTGCTGGCAGCCTTTGCCCTGCAGGCTGATCTTGGGAACTTCAAAAGGAATAAGCACTATGGAAAATACTTCGAGCCAGAGGCTTACTTCCCATCTTGG GTTGTTTCCAAGAGGGGGAAGGACTACATCCTGAAGCACATTCCAAACATGCACAAAGATCAGTTTGCACTAACAGCTTCCGAAGCTCATCTTAAATATATCAAAGAGGCTGTCCGACTGGATGACGTCGCTGTTCATTACTACAGATTGTATAAG GATAAAAGGGAAATTGAAGCTTCGCTGACTCTTGGATTGACCATGAGGGGAATACAGATTTTTCAG AATTTAGATGAAGAGAAACAATTACTTTATGATTTCCCCTGGACGAATGTTGGAAAGTTGGTGTTTGTG GGTAAGAAATTTGAGATTTTGCCAGATGGCTTGCCTTCAGCCCGGAAGCTCATATACTATACGGGATGCCCCATGCGCTCCAGACACCTCCTGCAACTTCTGAGCAACAGTCACCGCCTCTATATGAATCTGCAGCCTGTCCTGCGCCATATCCGGAAGCTGGAGGAAAACGAAG AGAAGAAGCAGTACCGAGAATCTTACATCAGTGACAACCTGGACCTCGACATGGACCAGCTGGAAAAACGGTCACGGGCCAGCGGGAGCAGTGCGGGCAGCATGAAGCACAAGCGCCTGTCCCGTCATTCCACCACCAGCCACAGCAGTTCCCACACCTCGGGCATTGAGGCAGATACCAAGCCCCGGGACACGGGGCCAGAAGACAGCTACTCCAGCAGTGCCATCCACCGCAAGCTGAAAACCTGCAGCTCAATGACCAGTCATGGCAGCTCCCACACCTCAGGGGTGGAGAGTGGCGGCAAAGACCGGCTGGAAGAGGACTTACAGGACGATG AAATAGAGATGTTGGTTGATGACCCCCGGGATCTGGAGCAGATGAATGAAGAGTGTCTGGAAGTCAGCCCAGACATGTGCATCTACATCACGGAGGACATGCTCATGTCACGGAAGCTGAACGGACACTCTG GGTTGATTGTGAAAGAAATTGGGTCTTCCACCTCGAGCTCTTCAGAAACAGTTGTTAAGCTTCGTGGCCAGAGTACTGATTCTCTTCCACAG ACTATATGTCGGAAACCAAAGACCTCCACTGATCGACACAGCTTGAGCCTCGATGACATCAGACTTTACCAGAAAGACTTCCTGCGCATTGCAGGTCTGTGTCAGGACACTGCTCAGAGTTACACCTTTGGATGTGGCCATGAACTGGATGAGGAAGGCCTCTATTGCAACAGTTGCTTGGCCCAGCAGTGCATCAACATCCAAGATGCTTTTCCAGTCAAAAGAACCAGCAAATACTTTTCTCTGGATCTCACTCATGACGAAGTTCCAGAGTTTGTTGTATAA
- the FRMD6 gene encoding FERM domain-containing protein 6 isoform X2 has translation MNKLNFHNNRVMQDRRSVCIFLPNDESLNIIINVKILCHQLLVQVCDLLRLKDCHLFGLSVIQNNEHVYMELSQKLYKYCPKEWKKEASKGIDQFGPPMIIHFRVQYYVENGRLISDRAARYYYYWHLRKQVLHSQCVLREEAYFLLAAFALQADLGNFKRNKHYGKYFEPEAYFPSWVVSKRGKDYILKHIPNMHKDQFALTASEAHLKYIKEAVRLDDVAVHYYRLYKDKREIEASLTLGLTMRGIQIFQNLDEEKQLLYDFPWTNVGKLVFVGKKFEILPDGLPSARKLIYYTGCPMRSRHLLQLLSNSHRLYMNLQPVLRHIRKLEENEEKKQYRESYISDNLDLDMDQLEKRSRASGSSAGSMKHKRLSRHSTTSHSSSHTSGIEADTKPRDTGPEDSYSSSAIHRKLKTCSSMTSHGSSHTSGVESGGKDRLEEDLQDDEIEMLVDDPRDLEQMNEECLEVSPDMCIYITEDMLMSRKLNGHSGLIVKEIGSSTSSSSETVVKLRGQSTDSLPQTICRKPKTSTDRHSLSLDDIRLYQKDFLRIAGLCQDTAQSYTFGCGHELDEEGLYCNSCLAQQCINIQDAFPVKRTSKYFSLDLTHDEVPEFVV, from the exons GTTAAGATTCTGTGTCACCAGTTGCTGGTCCAGGTTTGTGACCTGCTCCGGCTAAAGGACTGCCACCTCTTTGGACTCAGTGTTATACAAA atAATGAACATGTGTATATGGAGTTGTCACAAAAGCTTTACAAATATTGtccaaaagaatggaagaaagaggCCAGCAAG GGTATCGACCAATTTGGACCTCCTATGATCATCCACTTCCGTGTGCAGTACTATGTGGAAAATGGCAGATTGATCAG tgaCAGAGCAGCAAGATACTATTATTACTGGCACCTGAGAAAACAAGTTCTTCATTCTCAGTGTGTGCTCCGAGAGGAGGCCTACTTCCTGCTGGCAGCCTTTGCCCTGCAGGCTGATCTTGGGAACTTCAAAAGGAATAAGCACTATGGAAAATACTTCGAGCCAGAGGCTTACTTCCCATCTTGG GTTGTTTCCAAGAGGGGGAAGGACTACATCCTGAAGCACATTCCAAACATGCACAAAGATCAGTTTGCACTAACAGCTTCCGAAGCTCATCTTAAATATATCAAAGAGGCTGTCCGACTGGATGACGTCGCTGTTCATTACTACAGATTGTATAAG GATAAAAGGGAAATTGAAGCTTCGCTGACTCTTGGATTGACCATGAGGGGAATACAGATTTTTCAG AATTTAGATGAAGAGAAACAATTACTTTATGATTTCCCCTGGACGAATGTTGGAAAGTTGGTGTTTGTG GGTAAGAAATTTGAGATTTTGCCAGATGGCTTGCCTTCAGCCCGGAAGCTCATATACTATACGGGATGCCCCATGCGCTCCAGACACCTCCTGCAACTTCTGAGCAACAGTCACCGCCTCTATATGAATCTGCAGCCTGTCCTGCGCCATATCCGGAAGCTGGAGGAAAACGAAG AGAAGAAGCAGTACCGAGAATCTTACATCAGTGACAACCTGGACCTCGACATGGACCAGCTGGAAAAACGGTCACGGGCCAGCGGGAGCAGTGCGGGCAGCATGAAGCACAAGCGCCTGTCCCGTCATTCCACCACCAGCCACAGCAGTTCCCACACCTCGGGCATTGAGGCAGATACCAAGCCCCGGGACACGGGGCCAGAAGACAGCTACTCCAGCAGTGCCATCCACCGCAAGCTGAAAACCTGCAGCTCAATGACCAGTCATGGCAGCTCCCACACCTCAGGGGTGGAGAGTGGCGGCAAAGACCGGCTGGAAGAGGACTTACAGGACGATG AAATAGAGATGTTGGTTGATGACCCCCGGGATCTGGAGCAGATGAATGAAGAGTGTCTGGAAGTCAGCCCAGACATGTGCATCTACATCACGGAGGACATGCTCATGTCACGGAAGCTGAACGGACACTCTG GGTTGATTGTGAAAGAAATTGGGTCTTCCACCTCGAGCTCTTCAGAAACAGTTGTTAAGCTTCGTGGCCAGAGTACTGATTCTCTTCCACAG ACTATATGTCGGAAACCAAAGACCTCCACTGATCGACACAGCTTGAGCCTCGATGACATCAGACTTTACCAGAAAGACTTCCTGCGCATTGCAGGTCTGTGTCAGGACACTGCTCAGAGTTACACCTTTGGATGTGGCCATGAACTGGATGAGGAAGGCCTCTATTGCAACAGTTGCTTGGCCCAGCAGTGCATCAACATCCAAGATGCTTTTCCAGTCAAAAGAACCAGCAAATACTTTTCTCTGGATCTCACTCATGACGAAGTTCCAGAGTTTGTTGTATAA